Proteins encoded by one window of Arabidopsis thaliana chromosome 2, partial sequence:
- the BGLU28 gene encoding beta glucosidase 28, which translates to MTLYHWDHPQSLEDEYGGFLSPQIVEDFRDFSRVCFEEFGDKVKMWTTINEPYVITVAGYDTGNKAVGRCSKWVNSKCQGGDSGTEPYIASHHLLLAHAAAVQEFRKCNKTQDGQIGIVLSPLWFEPYDSASPADNEAVKRALATELDWHLDPVIHGDYPEMMKKLAGNRLPSFTPEQSKMLKNSSDFIGINYYTARYVAHIPQADPARPRFVTDHQLQWRVTNHSNHQFGPGEDRGILQSHPEGLRKVLNYIKDKYNNPIVYIKENGINDYDDGTKSREEILNDTFRISYHEDHLQQLQKAIIEDGCDVRGYYVWSLLDNFEWEHGYSTRFGVYYVDYDNDLTRIPKDSVNWFKQFLDVKNKEIWDVSHKERYNKTFDDVESFEASVGSILYLMTNNISRREEEERDQCAFGNLNDQSGLLLESYNSFGFLENVW; encoded by the exons ATGACCCTCTACCATTGGGACCATCCTCAATCACTGGAAGACGAGTATGGTGGTTTCTTAAGCCCTCAAATAGT AGAAGATTTTCGAGATTTTTCAAGAGTGTGTTTTGAAGAATTCGGAGACAAAGTTAAGATGTGGACTACTATAAACGAGCCTTATGTCATAACTGTTGCGGGCTACGACACTGGCAACAAAGCGGTTGGACGATGCTCGAAATGGGTGAATAGTAAGTGTCAAGGTGGCGATTCAGGTACTGAGCCTTACATTGCATCACATCACCTTCTTCTCGCTCATGCCGCAGCTGTACAAGAGTTCCGAAAATGTAACAAG ACTCAAGACGGTCAGATTGGGATAGTGTTATCTCCTTTGTGGTTTGAGCCTTACGACTCTGCTTCTCCTGCCGACAACGAAGCTGTTAAACGAGCTCTTGCCACTGAACTAGATTG GCATTTAGATCCAGTTATTCACGGAGATTATCcagaaatgatgaagaaacttGCCGGAAATAGATTACCTTCGTTCACTCCAGAACAATccaaaatgttgaaaaattCATCGGATTTCATTGGAATAAACTACTATACAGCGCGTTACGTTGCTCATATTCCACAAGCCGATCCTGCTCGTCCGCGATTCGTAACCGATCATCAGCTCCAATGGCGAG TAACAAATCACAGTAATCACCAATTCGGACCAGGG GAAGATCGAGGCATACTTCAATCACATCCTGAAGGTTTACGAAAAGTTCTTAACTACATCAAAGATAAATACAACAACCCTATAGTTTATATCAAAGAGAACG gAATTAATGACTACGACGACGGTACAAAATCACGAGAGGAGATTCTCAATGATACATTTAGGATAAGCTACCATGAGGACCATCTCCAACAACTCCAAAAAGCTATAAT AGAGGATGGGTGTGACGTCCGAGGATATTACGTGTGGTCTTTACTAGACAATTTCGAGTGGGAACATGGATATTCTACTAGATTTGGCGTGTACTATGTTGACTACGACAACGATCTCACTCGTATTCCCAAAGATTCCGTTAACTGGTTCAAGCAGTTCCTCGAtgtaaagaataaagaaatatgGGATGTGTCACATAAAGAAAGGTATAATAAGACTTTTGATGATGTAGAAAGTTTCGAGGCATCTGTTGGTTCGATTCTCTATCTCATGACGAACAACATATCgaggagagaagaggaagaaagagatcaaTGCGCTTTTGGGAATCTTAATGATCAGTCCGGTCTGTTGTTGGAATCATATAATTCTTTCGGATTTTTAGAAAACGTTTGGTGA
- the BGLU28 gene encoding beta glucosidase 28 (beta glucosidase 28 (BGLU28); FUNCTIONS IN: cation binding, hydrolase activity, hydrolyzing O-glycosyl compounds, catalytic activity; INVOLVED IN: response to karrikin; LOCATED IN: membrane; EXPRESSED IN: 10 plant structures; EXPRESSED DURING: 7 growth stages; CONTAINS InterPro DOMAIN/s: Glycoside hydrolase, family 1 (InterPro:IPR001360), Glycoside hydrolase, family 1, active site (InterPro:IPR018120), Glycoside hydrolase, catalytic core (InterPro:IPR017853), Glycoside hydrolase, subgroup, catalytic core (InterPro:IPR013781); BEST Arabidopsis thaliana protein match is: beta glucosidase 29 (TAIR:AT2G44470.3); Has 11295 Blast hits to 10946 proteins in 1460 species: Archae - 142; Bacteria - 7777; Metazoa - 711; Fungi - 201; Plants - 1461; Viruses - 0; Other Eukaryotes - 1003 (source: NCBI BLink).), which yields MKMHFFILLVITSWLSEKITSLPPDSRVFDRHGFPDNFVFGTAASAFQYEGATSEGGKSPSIWDYFSHTFPERTRMQNADVAVDFYHRYKDDIKLMKELNMDAFRFSISWARLIPSGKVKDGVNKEGVEFYKALIDELVANGIEPSMTLYHWDHPQSLEDEYGGFLSPQIVEDFRDFSRVCFEEFGDKVKMWTTINEPYVITVAGYDTGNKAVGRCSKWVNSKCQGGDSGTEPYIASHHLLLAHAAAVQEFRKCNKTQDGQIGIVLSPLWFEPYDSASPADNEAVKRALATELDWHLDPVIHGDYPEMMKKLAGNRLPSFTPEQSKMLKNSSDFIGINYYTARYVAHIPQADPARPRFVTDHQLQWRVTNHSNHQFGPGEDRGILQSHPEGLRKVLNYIKDKYNNPIVYIKENGINDYDDGTKSREEILNDTFRISYHEDHLQQLQKAIIEDGCDVRGYYVWSLLDNFEWEHGYSTRFGVYYVDYDNDLTRIPKDSVNWFKQFLDVKNKEIWDVSHKERYNKTFDDVESFEASVGSILYLMTNNISRREEEERDQCAFGNLNDQSGLLLESYNSFGFLENVW from the exons ATGAAGATGCATTTTTTCATCCTCCTTGTAATAACCTCATGGTTGTCGGAGAAAATTACTTCACTTCCTCCTGATTCTCGAGTATTCGATCGTCATGGTTTTCccgataattttgtttttggaacaGCTGCATCAGCTTTTCAG TACGAAGGTGCAACAAGCGAAGGTGGGAAATCTCCATCTATATGGGATTACTTCAGCCACACTTTTCCAG AAAGAACCAGAATGCAGAATGCAGATGTAGCGGTCGATTTTTACCATCGTTATAAG GATGACATCAAGTTGATGAAAGAGCTAAATATGGACGCTTTCAGATTTTCGATTTCGTGGGCTAGATTAATACCCA GTGGAAAAGTAAAAGATGGAGTAAACAAAGAAGGTGTAGAATTCTATAAGGCTCTTATCGACGAGCTTGTTGCTAATG GCATTGAACCATCGATGACCCTCTACCATTGGGACCATCCTCAATCACTGGAAGACGAGTATGGTGGTTTCTTAAGCCCTCAAATAGT AGAAGATTTTCGAGATTTTTCAAGAGTGTGTTTTGAAGAATTCGGAGACAAAGTTAAGATGTGGACTACTATAAACGAGCCTTATGTCATAACTGTTGCGGGCTACGACACTGGCAACAAAGCGGTTGGACGATGCTCGAAATGGGTGAATAGTAAGTGTCAAGGTGGCGATTCAGGTACTGAGCCTTACATTGCATCACATCACCTTCTTCTCGCTCATGCCGCAGCTGTACAAGAGTTCCGAAAATGTAACAAG ACTCAAGACGGTCAGATTGGGATAGTGTTATCTCCTTTGTGGTTTGAGCCTTACGACTCTGCTTCTCCTGCCGACAACGAAGCTGTTAAACGAGCTCTTGCCACTGAACTAGATTG GCATTTAGATCCAGTTATTCACGGAGATTATCcagaaatgatgaagaaacttGCCGGAAATAGATTACCTTCGTTCACTCCAGAACAATccaaaatgttgaaaaattCATCGGATTTCATTGGAATAAACTACTATACAGCGCGTTACGTTGCTCATATTCCACAAGCCGATCCTGCTCGTCCGCGATTCGTAACCGATCATCAGCTCCAATGGCGAG TAACAAATCACAGTAATCACCAATTCGGACCAGGG GAAGATCGAGGCATACTTCAATCACATCCTGAAGGTTTACGAAAAGTTCTTAACTACATCAAAGATAAATACAACAACCCTATAGTTTATATCAAAGAGAACG gAATTAATGACTACGACGACGGTACAAAATCACGAGAGGAGATTCTCAATGATACATTTAGGATAAGCTACCATGAGGACCATCTCCAACAACTCCAAAAAGCTATAAT AGAGGATGGGTGTGACGTCCGAGGATATTACGTGTGGTCTTTACTAGACAATTTCGAGTGGGAACATGGATATTCTACTAGATTTGGCGTGTACTATGTTGACTACGACAACGATCTCACTCGTATTCCCAAAGATTCCGTTAACTGGTTCAAGCAGTTCCTCGAtgtaaagaataaagaaatatgGGATGTGTCACATAAAGAAAGGTATAATAAGACTTTTGATGATGTAGAAAGTTTCGAGGCATCTGTTGGTTCGATTCTCTATCTCATGACGAACAACATATCgaggagagaagaggaagaaagagatcaaTGCGCTTTTGGGAATCTTAATGATCAGTCCGGTCTGTTGTTGGAATCATATAATTCTTTCGGATTTTTAGAAAACGTTTGGTGA
- the BGLU15 gene encoding beta glucosidase 15 produces the protein MFHWDTPQALEDAYGGFRGAEIVNDFRDYADICFKNFGDRVKHWMTLNEPLTVVQQGYVAGVMAPGRCSKFTNPNCTDGNGATEPYIVGHNLILSHGAAVQVYREKYKASQQGQVGIALNAGWNLPYTESPKDRLAAARAMAFTFDYFMEPLVTGKYPVDMVNNVKGRLPIFTAQQSKMLKGSYDFIGINYYSSTYAKDVPCSTKDVTMFSDPCASVTGERDGVPIGPKAASDWLLIYPKGIRDLVLYAKYKFKDPVMYITENGRDEFSTNKIFLKDGDRIDYYARHLEMVQDAISVGANVKGFFAWSLLDNFEWAMGYTVRFGLVYVDFKDGCKRYPKKSAEWFRKLLNEKKND, from the exons ATGTTCCATTGGGACACACCACAAGCCCTTGAAGATGCTTATGGTGGATTCCGTGGTGCCGAGATTGT GAACGATTTCCGCGATTATGCGGATATTTGCTTCAAGAATTTTGGAGATAGAGTGAAGCATTGGATGACATTGAACGAGCCATTGACAGTGGTGCAACAAGGGTATGTTGCAGGTGTAATGGCTCCAGGAAGATGCTCCAAATTCACAAACCCTAATTGCACAGATGGAAATGGAGCCACCGAGCCTTATATCGTTGGTCACAACCTCATCCTTTCTCACGGAGCCGCCGTCCAAGTCTACAGAGAAAAATACAAg GCTTCTCAACAAGGTCAAGTTGGTATTGCTTTGAACGCGGGTTGGAACTTGCCATATACAGAATCACCGAAGGATAGATTAGCTGCGGCACGAGCCATGGCCTTCACATTTGACTACTTTATGGAGCCGCTTGTGACGGGTAAATACCCGGTTGATATGGTCAACAACGTAAAAGGCCGCTTACCTATATTCACTGCACAACAATCTAAGATGTTGAAAGGCTCATATGATTTCATTGGCATCAACTATTACTCTTCTACTTATGCAAAGGATGTTCCCTGCTCCACCAAAGATGTTACTATGTTCTCTGATCCTTGTGCCAGTGTCacag GTGAAAGAGATGGAGTTCCCATTGGTCCAAAG gcTGCATCAGATTGGCTTTTAATATATCCAAAGGGAATTCGTGATCTTGTGCTCTATGCAAAATACAAGTTTAAGGACCCTGTCATGTACATAACTGAAAACG GGAGAGATGAATTTAGTACCAATAAAATCTTCCTTAAAGACGGTGACAGGATCGATTACTACGCTCGACATCTCGAAATGGTTCAAGACGCTATCTC TGTTGGAGCCAATGTGAAGGGATTTTTCGCATGGTCGTTGCTAGACAATTTCGAATGGGCAATGGGATACACGGTCCGGTTTGGACTGGtttatgtggatttcaaagaCGGATGTAAGAGATATCCCAAGAAATCAGCTGAATGGTTCAGAAAGTTattgaatgaaaagaaaaacgattga
- the BGLU15 gene encoding beta glucosidase 15 (beta glucosidase 15 (BGLU15); FUNCTIONS IN: cation binding, hydrolase activity, hydrolyzing O-glycosyl compounds, catalytic activity; INVOLVED IN: carbohydrate metabolic process; LOCATED IN: cell wall, plant-type cell wall; EXPRESSED IN: 23 plant structures; EXPRESSED DURING: 14 growth stages; CONTAINS InterPro DOMAIN/s: Glycoside hydrolase, family 1 (InterPro:IPR001360), Glycoside hydrolase, family 1, active site (InterPro:IPR018120), Glycoside hydrolase, catalytic core (InterPro:IPR017853), Glycoside hydrolase, subgroup, catalytic core (InterPro:IPR013781); BEST Arabidopsis thaliana protein match is: beta glucosidase 13 (TAIR:AT5G44640.1); Has 11372 Blast hits to 11030 proteins in 1475 species: Archae - 142; Bacteria - 7834; Metazoa - 716; Fungi - 200; Plants - 1457; Viruses - 0; Other Eukaryotes - 1023 (source: NCBI BLink).) — MRGNYLSLLVVLIVLASNDVLANNNSSTPKLRRSDFPEDFIFGSATSAYQVEGGAHEDGRGPSIWDTFSEKYPEKIKDGSNGSVADNSYHLYKEDVALLHQIGFNAYRFSISWSRILPRGNLKGGINQAGIDYYNNLINELLSKGIKPFATMFHWDTPQALEDAYGGFRGAEIVNDFRDYADICFKNFGDRVKHWMTLNEPLTVVQQGYVAGVMAPGRCSKFTNPNCTDGNGATEPYIVGHNLILSHGAAVQVYREKYKASQQGQVGIALNAGWNLPYTESPKDRLAAARAMAFTFDYFMEPLVTGKYPVDMVNNVKGRLPIFTAQQSKMLKGSYDFIGINYYSSTYAKDVPCSTKDVTMFSDPCASVTGERDGVPIGPKAASDWLLIYPKGIRDLVLYAKYKFKDPVMYITENGRDEFSTNKIFLKDGDRIDYYARHLEMVQDAISVGANVKGFFAWSLLDNFEWAMGYTVRFGLVYVDFKDGCKRYPKKSAEWFRKLLNEKKND; from the exons aTGAGAGGTAATTATCTTTCTTTGCTAGTAGTGCTCATTGTCTTGGCCTCCAATGATGTTCTTGCCAACAACAACTCTTCAACACCTAAATTAAGAAGAAGTGATTTTCCTGaagatttcatttttggaTCTGCAACATCTGCTTACCAG GTCGAAGGAGGTGCTCATGAAGATGGTAGAGGACCTAGTATCTGGGATACCTTCTCTGAGAAATATCCag AGAAGATAAAGGATGGTAGCAATGGGTCTGTTGCAGATAACTCTTACCATCTTTACAAG GAAGATGTGGCGTTATTGCATCAAATTGGGTTTAATGCATACAGATTCTCAATCTCATGGTCGAGGATCTTGCCTC gTGGGAATCTAAAAGGAGGAATCAACCAGGCTGGTATTGACTATTACAACAACTTGATCAATGAACTTTTGTCCAAAG GAATTAAGCCTTTTGCAACCATGTTCCATTGGGACACACCACAAGCCCTTGAAGATGCTTATGGTGGATTCCGTGGTGCCGAGATTGT GAACGATTTCCGCGATTATGCGGATATTTGCTTCAAGAATTTTGGAGATAGAGTGAAGCATTGGATGACATTGAACGAGCCATTGACAGTGGTGCAACAAGGGTATGTTGCAGGTGTAATGGCTCCAGGAAGATGCTCCAAATTCACAAACCCTAATTGCACAGATGGAAATGGAGCCACCGAGCCTTATATCGTTGGTCACAACCTCATCCTTTCTCACGGAGCCGCCGTCCAAGTCTACAGAGAAAAATACAAg GCTTCTCAACAAGGTCAAGTTGGTATTGCTTTGAACGCGGGTTGGAACTTGCCATATACAGAATCACCGAAGGATAGATTAGCTGCGGCACGAGCCATGGCCTTCACATTTGACTACTTTATGGAGCCGCTTGTGACGGGTAAATACCCGGTTGATATGGTCAACAACGTAAAAGGCCGCTTACCTATATTCACTGCACAACAATCTAAGATGTTGAAAGGCTCATATGATTTCATTGGCATCAACTATTACTCTTCTACTTATGCAAAGGATGTTCCCTGCTCCACCAAAGATGTTACTATGTTCTCTGATCCTTGTGCCAGTGTCacag GTGAAAGAGATGGAGTTCCCATTGGTCCAAAG gcTGCATCAGATTGGCTTTTAATATATCCAAAGGGAATTCGTGATCTTGTGCTCTATGCAAAATACAAGTTTAAGGACCCTGTCATGTACATAACTGAAAACG GGAGAGATGAATTTAGTACCAATAAAATCTTCCTTAAAGACGGTGACAGGATCGATTACTACGCTCGACATCTCGAAATGGTTCAAGACGCTATCTC TGTTGGAGCCAATGTGAAGGGATTTTTCGCATGGTCGTTGCTAGACAATTTCGAATGGGCAATGGGATACACGGTCCGGTTTGGACTGGtttatgtggatttcaaagaCGGATGTAAGAGATATCCCAAGAAATCAGCTGAATGGTTCAGAAAGTTattgaatgaaaagaaaaacgattga